The following are encoded in a window of Streptosporangiales bacterium genomic DNA:
- a CDS encoding ABC transporter substrate-binding protein produces MAPRGARRYRLRWSARGMRSRLVGRGGPAASGRGHRRDGDVMRASHRMVAGLLGVMLVTSGCSGGGEDEATVSAYTAHLKEPVDLIPGQTNETQGSTVANLLFAGLTTYRDGGERPANLVAKSLETTDNKTWRVTLRPGWKFHNGEPVTAESFVGAWTATVRHGWRNAYFFTDLLRIKGADQVGPGKEGSELAGLDVVSDTEFTITLDAPNANLPLIVGYTAFYPVPESVLQSEKWDEYRQKPIGNGQYLMAEGWRHDEYIKLAKNTEYAGPDPGKADEITFRIYAKPNDAYSDAVAGNLDVATVPPSRLVSAPQDFPDRYLTTPGSTFVFLGMPLWRKGYKDVRVRRAISMAIDREQIAATLFNKTVDPAHGLVSPLIERGRRDGPCGDACRFRPVAAKELLDEAGGVPGDELVLWYDTGAGHEDWVEAVANQLRRNLRVRVRLHGQPWARYPDLTTEHKVTGPYRLGWAMDYPAAENYLTPLYSTGGSANGTGYSNNKVDELLAKGNAAKSPSAGVPSLHAAEDQILRDMPVVPLWFAKNPYVHSSRVGNLDYDGLGYLEYDQAEVTG; encoded by the coding sequence ATGGCGCCCCGCGGCGCTAGGCGATACCGTTTGCGCTGGTCGGCCAGAGGGATGAGGTCGCGGCTGGTAGGTCGGGGCGGGCCTGCCGCGTCCGGACGTGGGCACCGTCGGGATGGAGATGTGATGCGGGCGAGCCACCGGATGGTCGCCGGGCTGCTCGGGGTAATGCTCGTCACGTCCGGCTGCAGCGGCGGCGGTGAGGACGAGGCGACCGTGAGTGCGTACACGGCCCACCTGAAGGAGCCGGTCGACCTGATCCCGGGGCAGACCAACGAGACCCAGGGCAGCACGGTCGCGAACCTGTTGTTCGCCGGGCTCACCACGTACCGCGACGGCGGCGAGCGGCCGGCGAACCTGGTGGCGAAGTCGCTGGAGACCACCGACAACAAGACCTGGCGGGTCACGCTGCGTCCCGGCTGGAAGTTCCACAACGGCGAGCCGGTGACCGCCGAGTCGTTCGTGGGGGCCTGGACGGCGACCGTCAGGCACGGCTGGCGGAACGCCTACTTCTTCACCGACTTGTTACGGATCAAGGGTGCCGACCAGGTCGGCCCCGGCAAGGAGGGGAGCGAGCTGGCCGGTCTCGACGTGGTCAGCGACACCGAGTTCACCATCACGTTGGACGCGCCGAACGCGAACCTGCCGCTGATCGTCGGGTACACCGCCTTCTACCCGGTGCCGGAGTCGGTGCTGCAGAGTGAGAAATGGGACGAATACCGACAGAAACCCATCGGTAACGGGCAGTATCTGATGGCCGAGGGGTGGCGGCACGACGAGTACATCAAGCTCGCCAAGAACACCGAGTACGCCGGGCCGGACCCCGGCAAGGCGGACGAGATCACCTTCCGGATCTACGCCAAGCCCAATGACGCCTACAGCGACGCGGTCGCCGGCAACCTGGACGTCGCCACCGTCCCCCCGTCACGGTTGGTGAGCGCGCCGCAGGACTTCCCCGACAGGTACCTGACCACCCCCGGCTCCACCTTCGTCTTCCTCGGCATGCCGCTGTGGAGGAAGGGGTACAAGGACGTCCGGGTGCGCCGGGCGATCTCGATGGCGATCGACAGGGAGCAGATCGCCGCCACGTTGTTCAACAAGACCGTGGACCCGGCCCACGGGCTCGTCTCGCCGCTGATCGAGCGGGGGCGGCGGGACGGGCCGTGCGGCGACGCGTGCCGGTTCCGTCCGGTTGCGGCCAAGGAGCTGCTCGACGAGGCCGGCGGTGTGCCCGGCGACGAGCTGGTCCTCTGGTACGACACCGGCGCCGGTCACGAGGACTGGGTGGAGGCGGTCGCCAACCAGTTACGCAGGAACCTGCGTGTTCGGGTGCGCCTGCACGGCCAGCCGTGGGCGCGGTACCCCGACCTCACCACCGAGCACAAGGTGACCGGTCCCTACCGGTTGGGCTGGGCGATGGACTACCCGGCGGCCGAGAACTACCTGACGCCGCTGTACAGCACCGGCGGCTCGGCCAATGGCACCGGCTACAGCAACAATAAGGTCGACGAGCTGCTGGCCAAAGGAAATGCCGCGAAATCGCCTTCGGCGGGAGTTCCGTCCTTGCATGCCGCCGAGGACCAAATCCTTCGCGACATGCCCGTCGTGCCGCTCTGGTTCGCGAAGAATCCGTACGTACACTCCAGCCGGGTCGGAAATCTCGACTACGACGGCCTGGGCTACCTCGAATACGACCAGGCCGAGGTGACTGGGTAG
- a CDS encoding fumarate reductase/succinate dehydrogenase flavoprotein subunit, which translates to MSEMERHAYDVVVIGAGGSGLRAAIEAHEQGAKTAIVCKSLLGKAHTVMAEGGIAAAMGNVWEQDNWQVHFRDTMRGGKMLNHWRMAQLHAQEAPQRVYELETWGALFDRTKEGKISQRDFGGHRYARLAHVGDRTGLEMIRTLQQRAVSLGIDVFMECTITELLKDGDRISGAFGYWRESGRFICFEAPSVILATGGIGKSFQITSNSWEYTGDGHAMAMRAGATLVNMEFVQFHPTGMVWPPSVKGILITESVRGEGGVLRNSEGKRFMFDYISEYFKHETADSEEEADRWYDDHVNNRRPPELLPRDEVARAINAEIKAGRGSPHGGVFLDVASRRSAEDIKRRLPSMYHQFKELADVDITAEPMEVAPTCHYVMGGVEVDPDSAQSLVPGLYAAGEVAGGMHGSNRLGGNSLSDLLVFGKRAGEYAASYAQGLTDRPKVDDGQVSGAGREALAAFEVEDGENPYTLHQDLQKTMQSLAGIIRRGEDLQEALETLPSYKERLDRLTVEGNRQYNPGWHLALDLKNMVLVSECLAKAALERTESRGGHTREDFPGPDEGWGKKNIVCRVAGDGVDIATQPLPEMPDDLKALFEE; encoded by the coding sequence ATGAGTGAGATGGAACGCCACGCGTACGACGTCGTGGTGATCGGCGCGGGCGGCTCGGGCCTGCGTGCCGCGATCGAGGCCCACGAGCAGGGAGCCAAGACCGCGATCGTCTGCAAGTCGCTGCTCGGCAAGGCGCACACGGTCATGGCCGAAGGCGGCATCGCCGCGGCGATGGGCAACGTGTGGGAGCAGGACAACTGGCAGGTCCACTTCCGCGACACGATGCGCGGCGGCAAGATGCTCAACCACTGGCGGATGGCGCAGCTGCACGCGCAGGAGGCGCCGCAGCGGGTCTACGAGCTGGAGACCTGGGGTGCGCTCTTCGACCGCACCAAGGAAGGCAAGATCTCCCAGCGCGACTTCGGTGGGCACAGGTACGCCAGGCTCGCCCACGTCGGTGACCGCACCGGCCTGGAGATGATCCGCACCCTCCAACAGCGCGCGGTGTCGCTCGGCATCGACGTGTTCATGGAGTGCACGATCACCGAGCTGCTCAAGGACGGCGACCGGATCTCCGGGGCGTTCGGCTACTGGCGCGAGTCCGGCAGGTTCATCTGCTTCGAGGCGCCTTCGGTCATCCTGGCCACCGGCGGCATCGGCAAGTCGTTCCAGATCACGTCGAACTCCTGGGAGTACACCGGCGACGGGCACGCCATGGCGATGCGCGCCGGCGCCACGCTCGTCAACATGGAGTTCGTCCAGTTCCACCCGACCGGCATGGTGTGGCCGCCCTCGGTGAAGGGCATCCTCATCACCGAGTCGGTGCGCGGCGAAGGTGGCGTGCTGCGCAACTCCGAGGGCAAGCGGTTCATGTTCGACTACATCTCGGAGTACTTCAAGCACGAGACCGCCGACAGCGAGGAAGAGGCGGACCGCTGGTACGACGACCACGTCAACAACCGCCGGCCACCTGAGCTGCTCCCCCGCGACGAGGTCGCCCGCGCGATCAACGCGGAGATCAAGGCCGGCAGGGGATCCCCGCACGGCGGCGTGTTCCTCGACGTCGCGTCCCGGCGCAGCGCCGAGGACATCAAGCGCCGGCTGCCGTCGATGTACCACCAGTTCAAGGAGCTGGCCGACGTCGACATCACCGCCGAGCCGATGGAGGTCGCACCGACCTGCCACTACGTGATGGGTGGCGTCGAGGTCGACCCGGACTCCGCGCAGTCGCTCGTGCCCGGTCTCTACGCCGCTGGCGAGGTGGCCGGTGGCATGCACGGTTCCAACCGGCTGGGCGGCAACTCGCTGTCGGACCTGCTGGTCTTCGGCAAGCGCGCCGGTGAGTACGCCGCCAGCTACGCGCAGGGGCTGACCGACCGGCCGAAGGTCGACGACGGCCAGGTCAGCGGCGCGGGCAGGGAAGCGCTCGCCGCGTTCGAGGTGGAGGACGGCGAGAACCCGTACACCCTGCACCAGGACCTGCAGAAGACCATGCAGAGCCTCGCCGGCATCATCCGCAGGGGGGAGGACCTGCAGGAGGCGCTCGAGACGCTACCGTCGTACAAGGAGCGGCTTGACCGGCTGACGGTCGAGGGCAACAGGCAGTACAACCCGGGCTGGCACCTGGCGCTCGACCTGAAAAACATGGTGCTGGTGTCGGAGTGCCTGGCGAAGGCTGCGCTCGAGCGCACCGAGAGCCGCGGCGGGCACACCCGCGAGGACTTCCCCGGGCCCGACGAGGGGTGGGGCAAGAAGAACATCGTCTGCCGTGTAGCCGGCGACGGCGTAGACATCGCCACCCAGCCGCTACCCGAGATGCCGGACGACCTGAAGGCTCTCTTCGAGGAGTAG
- a CDS encoding succinate dehydrogenase/fumarate reductase iron-sulfur subunit, with product MASYQAKFQVWRGDASGGAFTDYDVEVNEGEVVLDIIHRIQATQAGDLAVRWNCKAGKCGSCSAEVNGKPRLTCMTRMSTFSQEETINVSPIRAFPIIKDLVTDVSFNYEMAKKVQAFTPPEGLQPGEYRMQQVDVERSQEFRKCIECFLCQNVCHVIRDHEENKQHFAGPRFLMQAAELEMHPLDTADRRQVAEEELGLGFCNITKCCTEVCPENIHITDNALIPLKERVIDTKYDPLSFLWRKFKAPDAKRR from the coding sequence ATGGCGAGCTACCAAGCCAAGTTCCAGGTCTGGCGCGGGGATGCCTCGGGCGGCGCCTTCACGGACTACGACGTCGAGGTGAACGAGGGGGAGGTCGTCCTCGACATCATCCACCGCATCCAGGCCACCCAGGCCGGCGACCTCGCCGTGCGCTGGAACTGCAAGGCCGGCAAGTGCGGCTCCTGCAGCGCCGAGGTGAACGGCAAGCCCCGGCTGACGTGCATGACCCGGATGAGCACGTTTAGCCAAGAGGAGACCATCAACGTCAGCCCGATACGCGCCTTCCCGATCATCAAGGACCTCGTCACCGACGTCTCGTTCAACTACGAGATGGCGAAGAAGGTCCAGGCGTTCACCCCGCCGGAGGGGTTGCAGCCCGGTGAGTACCGGATGCAGCAGGTCGACGTCGAGCGGAGCCAGGAGTTCCGCAAGTGCATCGAGTGCTTCCTGTGCCAGAACGTGTGTCACGTGATCCGCGACCACGAGGAGAACAAGCAGCACTTCGCCGGCCCGCGGTTCCTGATGCAGGCGGCGGAGCTGGAGATGCACCCGCTCGACACCGCCGACAGGCGCCAGGTCGCCGAGGAGGAGCTGGGCCTCGGCTTCTGCAACATCACCAAGTGCTGCACCGAGGTCTGCCCGGAGAACATCCACATCACCGACAACGCGCTCATCCCGTTGAAGGAGCGCGTCATCGACACCAAGTACGACCCGCTGTCGTTCCTCTGGCGGAAGTTCAAGGCCCCGGACGCCAAGCGCCGCTGA
- a CDS encoding 4a-hydroxytetrahydrobiopterin dehydratase: MAELLDENALRTTLADLPAWTGDTKGINRTVKAADFPTAIRIVDEVAELAEQRNHHPDIDIRWRTLLFRLSTHSAGGVTSKDVELAKGIDDIVAAHSA, encoded by the coding sequence ATGGCCGAGCTGCTGGACGAGAACGCCCTCCGCACCACCCTCGCCGATCTGCCGGCGTGGACCGGTGACACGAAGGGCATCAACCGGACGGTCAAGGCCGCTGACTTCCCCACGGCGATCCGCATCGTCGACGAGGTCGCGGAGCTCGCCGAGCAGCGCAACCACCACCCGGACATCGACATCCGGTGGCGCACCCTGCTGTTCCGGCTGTCCACCCACTCCGCCGGCGGCGTCACCTCCAAGGACGTCGAGCTCGCCAAAGGCATCGACGACATCGTCGCCGCTCACTCGGCATAG
- a CDS encoding nitroreductase family protein: MEFTDVVSGRRMVRAFAPEPLPADAVRRLLRNATRAPSAGNSQGYAFLALEAADERAAFWQALAPARPVVSSVTTAPLIVVPLSSKDAYLDRYAKPDKGWPDRDETRWQVPYWHVDTGMAALLMLLTAVDEGLGGLFFGIPGPVLDDFRAAFGVPAEYAPVGALALGYPDPDARPSRPSQPRRPWQELVHHGRWGGQPDLS; this comes from the coding sequence GTGGAGTTCACCGACGTGGTCAGCGGGCGCCGGATGGTGCGCGCGTTCGCCCCAGAACCGCTGCCCGCCGACGCGGTACGCCGGCTGCTGCGCAACGCGACGCGCGCGCCGTCCGCGGGCAACTCGCAGGGCTACGCGTTCCTCGCCCTGGAGGCCGCGGACGAGCGCGCCGCATTCTGGCAGGCGCTCGCACCTGCCAGGCCGGTGGTGTCCAGCGTCACCACGGCGCCGCTGATCGTGGTGCCGCTTTCGAGCAAGGACGCCTACCTGGACAGGTACGCCAAGCCGGACAAGGGCTGGCCGGACCGGGACGAGACCAGGTGGCAGGTGCCGTACTGGCACGTGGACACTGGGATGGCCGCGCTGCTGATGCTGCTCACCGCCGTCGACGAAGGTCTCGGCGGGTTGTTCTTCGGCATCCCGGGGCCGGTGCTCGACGACTTCCGCGCGGCCTTCGGGGTGCCCGCGGAGTACGCGCCCGTCGGCGCGCTCGCCCTCGGCTATCCCGACCCGGATGCACGTCCGTCGCGACCGTCACAGCCGCGGCGGCCGTGGCAGGAACTCGTGCACCACGGCCGCTGGGGAGGTCAGCCGGACCTGTCCTGA
- a CDS encoding betaine/proline/choline family ABC transporter ATP-binding protein (Members of the family are the ATP-binding subunit of ABC transporters for substrates such as betaine, L-proline or other amino acids, choline, carnitine, etc. The substrate specificity is best determined from the substrate-binding subunit, rather than this subunit, as it interacts with the permease subunit and not with substrate directly.), which translates to MIEARGVSKVFGVPERKAAEALARGRSGRDEIVGAGGVLAVDDVSFTVDRGELFVIMGLSGSGKSTMIRMINKLIPPTAGTVIIGDVDVGKMSDAALRRLRNQRISMVFQHFALFPHRSIKDNVAYGLKVRGMSNGQRSEKAGAALEQVGLAHRMDAYPHELSGGQQQRIGLARALATEADILLMDEPFSALDPLIRRDMQDLLLELQGEVRKTVLFVTHDLNEAMRIGDRIMVMKDGGVVQLGTGPEIIAEPATEYVRDFVSDVDRTRVLTAATIMREPLVVASVDEQPRQVLRKLEGVEAGGVYVLDADRKVVGVAHDKDLAKAGTRPLRELLTDDYETVTEEESIVEFAQRTGNHPVPLGVVDGDGRLCGVVPRAAILAAISGEDDESATRTEDAGDADTSAGEPPGEPAVAGADAALPGEGTSASERVTDNA; encoded by the coding sequence TTGATCGAAGCGCGCGGCGTGAGCAAGGTGTTCGGGGTACCCGAACGCAAAGCCGCCGAGGCTCTCGCGCGCGGTCGCAGTGGTCGAGACGAGATCGTCGGCGCTGGAGGCGTACTCGCTGTCGATGACGTGTCGTTCACCGTCGACCGTGGTGAACTGTTCGTGATCATGGGTCTGTCGGGTTCCGGCAAGAGCACCATGATCCGCATGATCAACAAGTTGATCCCCCCGACCGCTGGCACGGTGATCATCGGCGATGTCGACGTCGGGAAGATGTCCGACGCTGCACTACGCAGGTTGCGGAACCAGCGCATCAGCATGGTTTTCCAACACTTCGCACTGTTCCCGCACCGGTCCATCAAGGACAACGTGGCGTACGGGCTCAAGGTGCGCGGCATGTCGAACGGGCAGCGCTCGGAGAAGGCGGGCGCCGCACTCGAGCAGGTGGGTCTCGCGCACCGGATGGACGCGTACCCGCACGAGCTCTCCGGTGGCCAGCAACAGCGCATCGGGTTGGCGCGGGCGCTCGCGACCGAGGCCGACATCCTGCTGATGGACGAGCCGTTCAGCGCGCTCGACCCGTTGATCCGGCGCGATATGCAAGACCTGCTGCTGGAGCTGCAGGGCGAGGTGCGCAAGACGGTCCTGTTCGTCACGCACGACCTGAACGAGGCGATGCGCATCGGCGACCGGATCATGGTGATGAAGGACGGCGGCGTCGTGCAGCTCGGCACCGGCCCTGAGATCATCGCCGAGCCGGCGACCGAGTACGTACGCGACTTCGTCTCCGACGTCGACCGCACCCGGGTGCTGACCGCCGCCACCATCATGCGTGAGCCGCTGGTCGTCGCATCCGTCGACGAGCAGCCGCGGCAGGTACTGCGCAAGCTGGAGGGCGTCGAAGCAGGTGGCGTCTACGTGCTCGACGCGGACCGCAAGGTCGTCGGCGTCGCACACGACAAGGACCTCGCGAAGGCAGGCACACGGCCGCTGCGCGAACTGCTGACCGACGACTACGAGACGGTCACCGAGGAAGAGTCGATCGTCGAGTTCGCGCAACGTACGGGCAACCACCCGGTGCCACTCGGCGTGGTCGACGGCGACGGGCGGCTGTGCGGTGTGGTGCCGCGCGCCGCGATCCTGGCCGCGATCTCGGGTGAGGACGACGAGTCCGCTACGAGGACCGAGGATGCCGGCGACGCCGACACGAGTGCGGGCGAGCCGCCGGGCGAACCTGCGGTGGCGGGAGCCGACGCAGCCTTGCCCGGCGAAGGCACCTCCGCGTCGGAGAGGGTGACGGATAATGCCTGA
- a CDS encoding branched-chain amino acid ABC transporter, producing the protein MPDAPYVATALAVAVAVTVALRAAPFAMKSVIQESALFADLGRWMPLGAIAILAVYCLSRIDVTAPSHGIAELTGVAVTVVVHLLRRNAVLSIVAGSMACIVLANWLLPA; encoded by the coding sequence GTGCCTGACGCCCCGTACGTCGCCACTGCGCTCGCGGTCGCGGTCGCCGTCACCGTTGCCCTGCGGGCGGCTCCGTTCGCCATGAAGAGCGTCATCCAGGAGTCGGCGCTGTTCGCCGACCTCGGCCGGTGGATGCCGCTCGGCGCCATCGCGATCCTCGCGGTCTACTGTCTGTCGAGGATCGACGTCACTGCGCCATCGCACGGCATCGCCGAGTTGACCGGCGTCGCGGTCACCGTCGTGGTGCACCTGCTGCGCCGCAACGCGGTCCTCAGTATCGTCGCCGGCAGCATGGCGTGCATCGTGCTGGCCAACTGGTTGCTGCCGGCTTGA
- a CDS encoding amino acid transporter, translating to MSEVCAAPPRTDFRAAARETWVIWLGLFALGIGFGVLVASHGFPWWLAPVISAVLFAGSVEFILVGMLAAAAPIAAIAMTTFLVNARHLFYGLSFPLHRVAGWHRKAYSVFALSDEAYALTTSKDPDTLTSGRILWTQFGLHASWAAGALAGGLVGTTLLRDVEGLDFVLTALFGVLTMDAYRARPDRTTLLLAGGCAVAALAVTPGSMILAAMGAFTACLAVRHRLAQGARRA from the coding sequence ATGAGTGAGGTATGTGCCGCGCCGCCACGTACGGACTTCCGCGCGGCAGCCCGCGAGACGTGGGTCATCTGGCTGGGGCTGTTCGCGCTGGGGATCGGCTTCGGCGTGCTGGTCGCCAGCCACGGGTTCCCCTGGTGGCTCGCTCCCGTCATCTCAGCGGTGCTGTTCGCCGGGTCCGTCGAGTTCATCCTCGTCGGCATGCTGGCGGCGGCCGCGCCGATCGCCGCCATCGCCATGACCACGTTCCTGGTGAACGCGCGGCACCTCTTCTACGGGCTGTCGTTCCCGCTGCACCGGGTGGCCGGGTGGCACCGCAAGGCGTACAGCGTGTTCGCCCTGTCCGACGAGGCATACGCGCTGACGACGAGCAAGGACCCCGACACGCTCACCAGTGGTCGCATCCTCTGGACGCAGTTCGGGCTACACGCCTCGTGGGCGGCCGGTGCGCTGGCCGGCGGTCTCGTCGGCACGACACTGCTGCGCGACGTCGAGGGGCTCGACTTCGTCCTCACCGCCCTGTTCGGCGTCCTCACCATGGACGCGTACCGGGCCCGGCCCGACCGGACCACCCTGCTGCTGGCGGGCGGCTGTGCCGTGGCCGCCCTCGCCGTGACTCCGGGCTCGATGATCCTCGCTGCCATGGGGGCGTTCACCGCATGCCTCGCCGTCCGGCACCGACTCGCTCAGGGAGCTCGCCGTGCCTGA
- a CDS encoding winged helix-turn-helix transcriptional regulator, translated as MDEIDRAIIHQLQQDGRLTNQELAARVGLTAAPCLRRVRRLEADGVITGYSANVDAQRLGRGFEVLIHADLVAKDLATVDAFEERLAAMDEVVELRRMFGLPDYFIRVQVADTATYERWLTTQLLGDPAIARVDSRITMKVLKLRR; from the coding sequence ATGGATGAGATCGATCGAGCAATCATTCATCAGCTGCAGCAGGACGGGCGGCTGACCAACCAGGAGCTCGCCGCCCGGGTGGGGCTGACCGCCGCGCCCTGCCTGCGCCGCGTCCGCAGGCTCGAGGCCGACGGAGTCATCACCGGCTACTCGGCGAACGTGGACGCACAGCGGCTCGGCCGCGGCTTCGAGGTCCTCATCCACGCGGACCTGGTCGCCAAGGACCTCGCCACCGTGGACGCCTTCGAAGAGCGGCTGGCGGCGATGGACGAGGTCGTGGAGCTGCGCAGGATGTTCGGGCTGCCGGACTACTTCATCCGCGTCCAGGTCGCCGACACCGCGACGTACGAACGCTGGCTGACGACGCAGCTGCTCGGCGATCCCGCCATCGCACGCGTCGACTCCCGGATCACCATGAAGGTGTTGAAGCTGCGCCGCTGA
- a CDS encoding GNAT family N-acetyltransferase: protein MMDATGLLRAYDEQLRSDAETPSAVSVARTGPLRLVTFAGGRGFVTYRDLGGADADEIAGLVPEVLAHYRADPAIERVEWKTRGHDRAPGLHEALVGNGFTPGEPESIMLGEAKALTADVPLPADVTLRRVTEERDVRAMSAMQDEAFGDPVSDAMADALLRRLALDDGMELWVAEADGRIVAAGRLEPVAGTAFAGIWGGATLEEWRGRGIYRALTAARARSALARGKTLVRSDSTEYSRPTLERAGLVKASTTTPYVWLP from the coding sequence ATGATGGACGCGACCGGGTTGCTGCGGGCGTACGACGAACAGCTGCGTTCCGACGCCGAGACGCCTAGTGCGGTCTCGGTGGCTCGGACCGGGCCGCTGCGGTTGGTGACGTTCGCCGGTGGGCGGGGGTTCGTGACGTACCGGGACCTCGGGGGTGCGGACGCCGACGAGATCGCCGGGCTCGTGCCTGAGGTGCTCGCGCACTACCGGGCCGATCCCGCGATCGAGCGGGTGGAGTGGAAGACCCGCGGCCACGACCGGGCGCCCGGTCTGCACGAGGCCCTCGTCGGCAACGGGTTCACTCCGGGCGAGCCCGAGTCGATCATGCTCGGTGAGGCCAAGGCGCTGACGGCCGACGTGCCGTTGCCCGCGGACGTCACGCTGCGGCGGGTGACCGAGGAGCGCGACGTCCGTGCCATGAGCGCGATGCAGGACGAGGCGTTCGGCGACCCGGTCTCGGACGCGATGGCGGACGCGTTGCTGCGCCGGCTCGCGCTCGACGACGGGATGGAGCTGTGGGTGGCGGAAGCGGACGGCAGGATCGTCGCCGCCGGTCGGCTCGAACCGGTCGCTGGCACCGCCTTCGCGGGGATCTGGGGCGGCGCGACGCTCGAGGAGTGGCGCGGTCGCGGCATCTACCGCGCGTTGACGGCGGCACGCGCCCGGTCCGCGCTCGCCCGCGGCAAGACCCTCGTCCGCAGCGACTCGACCGAGTACTCCAGGCCGACCCTCGAACGTGCCGGTCTGGTGAAGGCGTCGACGACGACGCCGTACGTGTGGCTCCCCTGA
- the ychF gene encoding redox-regulated ATPase YchF, which produces MSLSIGIVGLPNVGKSTVFNALTKGNVLSANYPFATIEPNVGVVGVPDPRLAALGTMFSSARVVPASVSFVDIAGLVRGASEGQGLGNQFLSHIRESDAICQVIRVFEDSDVMHVDGRVSPKDDIDTINTELVLADLQTVEKVLPRLEKEAKLKKDLAATVEAVREARDVLNSGQTVFAAGLDTEPLYDLHLLTAKPFLYVFNVDDEEMGNEELKQGLRQLVAPAEAVLLDAKLEHELTELSEEEALELLQSVGQEESGLAILARVGFETLGLQTFLTAGPKESRAWTIRRGATAPEAAGAIHSDFQRGFIKAEIVSYDALVDAGSMAEARSRGKVRLEGKDYPMTDGDVVDFKFNV; this is translated from the coding sequence GTGAGTCTCAGCATCGGTATCGTCGGCCTGCCCAACGTCGGAAAGTCAACCGTCTTCAACGCGTTGACCAAGGGCAACGTGCTCTCCGCGAACTACCCGTTCGCGACCATCGAACCCAACGTGGGCGTGGTGGGCGTGCCCGACCCGCGGCTGGCCGCCCTGGGCACGATGTTCAGCTCGGCGCGTGTGGTGCCTGCGTCGGTGAGCTTCGTGGACATCGCCGGGTTGGTGCGCGGAGCGTCGGAGGGGCAGGGGCTCGGCAACCAGTTCCTCTCGCACATCAGGGAGTCCGACGCGATCTGCCAGGTGATCCGCGTCTTCGAGGACTCCGACGTGATGCACGTCGACGGCCGGGTGAGCCCGAAGGACGACATCGACACCATCAACACCGAGCTGGTGCTCGCCGACCTGCAGACGGTCGAGAAGGTGCTGCCGCGGCTGGAGAAGGAAGCCAAGCTGAAGAAGGACCTGGCGGCGACCGTCGAGGCCGTGCGCGAGGCGCGTGACGTGCTGAACTCCGGCCAGACGGTGTTCGCCGCCGGCCTGGACACGGAACCGTTGTACGACCTGCATCTGCTCACCGCCAAGCCGTTCCTCTACGTCTTCAACGTGGACGACGAGGAGATGGGCAACGAGGAGCTGAAGCAGGGGCTGCGTCAGCTCGTCGCGCCTGCGGAGGCCGTCCTCCTAGATGCCAAGCTGGAACACGAGCTGACCGAGCTCTCCGAGGAGGAGGCGCTCGAGCTGTTGCAGTCGGTGGGGCAGGAGGAGTCCGGCCTCGCGATCCTCGCCCGCGTCGGCTTCGAGACGCTCGGCCTGCAGACGTTCCTCACCGCCGGCCCCAAGGAGTCGCGCGCATGGACGATCCGCCGAGGCGCAACCGCCCCCGAAGCCGCCGGCGCCATCCACAGCGACTTCCAGCGCGGCTTCATCAAGGCAGAGATCGTCTCGTACGACGCACTCGTCGACGCAGGCTCCATGGCCGAAGCCCGCTCCCGCGGCAAGGTCCGCCTGGAAGGCAAGGACTACCCCATGACCGACGGTGACGTGGTGGACTTCAAGTTCAACGTGTAG